The DNA region CGTTGAAGTCGGGGTTGGCGAATGAATAGGAGCCGCCGGCGGAGCCTTCCTGCACCTGGTAGGTATTTTCGTCGCCGCTGAACTCGATTTCGTCGGCGGCAAAGGCCAGGAAACGATCCTCGAACAGGGCGGCGCCCGGATCGATGATGCGCTTGAAGGCGTCGTAGCGGCCGTTGGAGATGAAGGGCTGGCCGTAGAACTGGATGGAGAGTTCGGGCGTGATGCTGTAATTCAGGCGCAAGGTCACGTAGACCGTATTCTGCGCGATGCCGGCCATGACATAACGGCTGCCAACGCCGGCTGGTGCTGTGGCGACGTATTGCAGGTCGTTCGTGTAATGGGAATATCCGGGCGCGATGGAGAGCGACAACCCGTTGCTGGGACGAAAGGACACGCCGATATCGGTCCCCCAGTTTCCCCGCGAGCGGTCGTCGGCGCCGTACCCCCAGCCGCTCCAATTGACGTTGAAGCGCTGGCGCGCGTCGGTGCCGACGCCGAACCAGGTGTTCCAGCCGCCGCTGTTGCGCAGATAAGGGCCGCCCCGCAGGGCGCTTTGCGAAAGGCCCATCCCCTGGCGGTTGATGCCGCAATAGACGCTCCAATAGTTCTTCAGTTGTCCCCAGAAATTGACGTTGCCGCCGACAAAGGTCGGCGTGCCGCCGAAATTCCAGCCTTGCCAGGCGTTGAAACTTAGGTTGAGCTGATTGAATATCCAGGTCGGCTTGGTGATCTGGTAGCCGGCCCAGCCCCAGAGCATGATAACGTCTGCCTGGTGCAGGTAGCCCATGTCGTTGAGCTCCAGCCCCGGCGAGCGCCAGGTCACGCCACCGGCGTACGTCAGCTTGCTGCCGCCGCTTTTCCCGGCTTCGAAATTGCCGCCATAGCCGCCGAGCGAGGTGCGGGTGGGGTCGAGGGTCAGGTAACTGGCGTCCGGGCGCTGAAAATAATGGACCGCCGACTCCTGGGTCTGTTGGATCACTTCTTTGCTGCCGTGCACCGTGCTGAATACGGTGTTGGCGGAAATATAGTAGTTGCGGTTCTTCCAACTGTGGAAAAAATCGATGCCGGCGGTATAGGCCGAACCGTGCAGGAAATCGAGCGCCGGGTCCTGGATGTCGCGGTTGACCGCCGTCATCATGGCGCCGAGGAAGGATTTGCCTTCATTGAAGTCCTGCTGGGCGCGCAGCATGAAATAGTTGGTCAGCGGTTCCACGGTTTCGTTGCGGTTCTGGCCGTTGAAGCTGATGGCGGCTTGCGCCCTCGCTGTCAGGCTTTCCAGTATCCCCAGAGAGAAGCCGTGCGTGGTCTTGCCGGTGATCTTGAAGGCGCCCAGGATCGTCGTGTTGATCGGCATGTCCAGGTACTCCCCGTCCTGCAAATCGGGGTCGTACTGCGGGGCGCGGCCGATGCGACGGGAATAGAACAGGTTGTCGCTGCCGAAATCGCCGTTGCCG from Candidatus Aminicenantes bacterium includes:
- a CDS encoding DUF5916 domain-containing protein, encoding MKKMLFMALMALLAITGLFAAEKRVYLSKHINPHAPAIDGKSDDPCWDKVEWSDQFVQTDPRCGEAPTEPTEFKIMYDEKNIYVLIRCHDSKAGGIERRVSRRDDIDGDNVGIYIDSYFDRRTAFGFKVNAAGVKGDGAVSGDSLNQDLTWDPVWTVRTATDPGGWTAEMAIPFSQLRFANKEELTFGLQVRRFLYRNQELSSWQHIPKDAPGFASLFGELRGLKGIKAQHQVEIIPYAVTQGQFSPKEAGNPFATGSGGRLQGGLDGKIGLTGDLTLDFTINPDFGQVEADPSVVNLSAYETFFQEKRPFFTEGRNILNFRLMNGNGDFGSDNLFYSRRIGRAPQYDPDLQDGEYLDMPINTTILGAFKITGKTTHGFSLGILESLTARAQAAISFNGQNRNETVEPLTNYFMLRAQQDFNEGKSFLGAMMTAVNRDIQDPALDFLHGSAYTAGIDFFHSWKNRNYYISANTVFSTVHGSKEVIQQTQESAVHYFQRPDASYLTLDPTRTSLGGYGGNFEAGKSGGSKLTYAGGVTWRSPGLELNDMGYLHQADVIMLWGWAGYQITKPTWIFNQLNLSFNAWQGWNFGGTPTFVGGNVNFWGQLKNYWSVYCGINRQGMGLSQSALRGGPYLRNSGGWNTWFGVGTDARQRFNVNWSGWGYGADDRSRGNWGTDIGVSFRPSNGLSLSIAPGYSHYTNDLQYVATAPAGVGSRYVMAGIAQNTVYVTLRLNYSITPELSIQFYGQPFISNGRYDAFKRIIDPGAALFEDRFLAFAADEIEFSGDENTYQVQEGSAGGSYSFANPDFNVLELRTNLVLRWEYRPGAALYVVWSQGRAQDTGRDDFGLSSDFRDLMSLPATHVFLVKFTYNFNL